Proteins encoded together in one Halictus rubicundus isolate RS-2024b unplaced genomic scaffold, iyHalRubi1_principal scaffold0102, whole genome shotgun sequence window:
- the LOC143363719 gene encoding uncharacterized protein LOC143363719 — MPPTNPSLSQATALSTLKHSVDTEQPPDIDLIKMHLNGLIEFWKRFDDIQSELEALDENQEPRRYEIQNEYYAIVVRANKIIEKAQPTLPQRRGTVESLATSVTAPMAIKLPEMRLPSFDGNIEDWVSYFDTFKSTIDSNENLTPLQKLQYLRSTLHGKALKCISALNTTDANYYDAIELLKRKYDCPRRIILKHCDAIRDYPRLVKDTPEALDDLVNSVNQHLRALKNLGEDFTRCNGFLISMILSKVSSDTAWLWELTIKGKNMPSYTDLLDFLEKRASCAQTGPSSASAVPLRPRPNFTSYPQSTRPSANFTSHPQSTRPPARSHAFVTNQEIDRGTIKIPPNLHLADPEFHRPAPIDLLLGSGTALSILCVGQIVLSRPDESDLYLQKSQLGWVIGGSAPVTSPAHGTLCHATTALQFDLTRFWEVEEGPQRQHLSESDIICESHFQEHTVRNRDGRYVVALPFNEKLSRLGDSKVQAKKRLHSLERKLQREPALKQEYHAVIQEYLDLGHMSELPQEQQSPEGYYLPHHGVVKVTSDTTKLRVVFDGSATTNSGIALNDALHTGPKIQDDLLHILLRFRIHRYVLTGDIEKMYRQFLLSRDEGHRFPQAGKILLRDFYVDDVLTGTSTIEEALSLREDLTQILKTARLTIRQWASNDLTLLTGLPEQAINKKLYLGESSTLKTLGIVWNSSNDSITYAVETCSPPSRSTKRSITSEIAKIYDPLGLLGPVIITAKMLLQRIWTIKVDWDESLPMDIHTEWIRFYNKLPALNNITFPRRTIIESPRKVELHGFSDASEKAYGACLYLRTTDSRGHSETTLLFAKSKVAPLKTISIPRLELCGALLLTSLVETAKQALPVEIHKTIYWTDSTIVLHWVKTSPHTLKTFVANRVSEIQRRTANADWRHVPTADNPADLISRGQSPEDFLQPSIWQHGPTWLNEEESFWPTTELPQPETIPEQRVAICLKALICDTTILDNCSSWGKLQRIIARCLRWKGSNTTKGSLTSSELRYAHDVIIKLIQRQHFAEELRCLSRSEIGVKGKLQQLNPFIDKDGILRVGGRLKNSRIPFAQKHPIVLPKARITALIIEHEHRIQLHAGTQATLYAIRRRYWPIDGRSQVGKTIRNCVRCYRVQPPPTQYVMGDLPEARVTDSRPFANVGVDYCGPFFIKERRYRSRTHIKVYVAVFVCLSVKAIHLELVSDLTSEAFIAALRRFIARRGHCINIYSDNGTNFVGANNELRDLRELLQSDDHNEKVKTFLADRSITWNFIPPLTPHFGGIWEAAVKSFKRHFWRIAGAERFTFEVFNTLIIEIEAVLNSRPLTPISSDPNDTLVLTPGHFLIGDSLTSLRERDFRDVPSNRLSTWRHIQKLKQHFWNRWYKEYLNEMTSRSRWSSGTHPIKEGTIVLLREDNVPPMQWPLGRVIKVYPGSDGIVRAATVRTATTTLDRGVKRLVPLPNQPEEEPRDPTSTSRTRDPSTDNN; from the exons ATGCCTCCGACAAACCCATCCTTGTCTCAAGCAACGGCTCTCAGCACTTTAAAGC ATTCCGTCGATACCGAACAACCACCTGACATAGAtcttataaaaatgcatttgaacGGTCTCATTGAATTTTGGAAGCGTTTCGATGATATACAATCCGAGCTAGAGGCATTAGACGAAAACCAGGAACCTCGCCGATACGAGATACAAAACGAGTACTACGCGATAGTTGTCAGAGCcaacaaaataatagaaaaggcgcAACCAACTTTGCCCCAACGTCGCGGAACAGTCGAGTCACTCGCGACATCGGTAACTGCTCCGATGGCAATCAAGTTACCAGAAATGCGGTTGCCATCGTTCGACGGAAACATCGAAGATTGGGTATCATATTTCGACACATTCAAATCAACGATTGACTCGAATGAAAATCTGACTCCGTTGCAAAAACTGCAGTACCTCCGTTCAACCTTACACGGAAAGGCGTTGAAGTGCATCTCCGCGTTAAACACGACAGACGCGAATTATTACGATGCAATAGAACTGCTCAAAAGGAAGTACGATTGTCCGCGGAGAATAATCTTAAAACATTGCGACGCAATTAGGGATTATCCGAGATTAGTAAAGGACACTCCAGAGGCGTTAGACGATCTCGTGAACTCGGTCAACCAGCATCTACGAGCCTTGAAAAATCTAGGAGAAGACTTCACAAGATGTAACGGCTTTTTAATATCAATGATATTATCCAAGGTTAGCAGCGACACTGCATGGCTTTGGGAACTAACGATAAAAGGCAAAAACATGCCGTCGTACACGGACCTCttggattttctcgagaaacgcGCAAGTTGCGCACAAACTGGACCATCCAGTGCCTCCGCGGTGCCATTACGCCCTAGACCGAATTTTACAAGCTATCCGCAATCGACACGCCCCAGCGCGAACTTCACAAGCCATCCGCAGTCAACAAGACCACCCGCCAGATCACACGCTTTCGTAACGA ATCAAGAGATTGATcgcggaacaataaaaattccgccGAATCTGCACCTTGCAGATCCGGAATTCCATCGACCGGCACCGATCGATTTGTTATTAGGATCCGGAACAGCCCTCTCAATCTTATGCGTCGGCCAAATTGTCTTGTCACGCCCAGATGAGTCCGATCTCTACCTTCAAAAATCGCAACTCGGTTGGGTCATCGGGGGGAGCGCGCCAGTCACTTCTCCTGCTCATGGCACACTTTGCCACGCGACCACCGCGTTACAATTCGACCTCACCCGTTTCTGGGAGGTTGAAGAAGGCCCACAAAGACAGCATCTGTCTGAATCTGATATAATTTGCGAAAGCCATTTCCAAGAACACACAGTTCGGAATCGTGACGGCAGATACGTCGTGGCTTTACCTTTCAACGAGAAATTGTCGCGTCTCGGAGACTCCAAGGTACAAGcgaaaaaaagactccattcaTTGGAGCGAAAACTCCAACGAGAACCCGCACTCAAGCAAGAGTATCATGCGGTGATCCAAGAATACCTTGACCTCGGACACATGAGCGAACTGCCACAGGAACAACAGTCACCTGAGGGGTATTACCTACCACATCACGGGGTCGTTAAGGTCACCAGTGACACAACCAAACTCCGCGTAGTCTTCGACGGTTCTGCCACGACTAATTCAGGCATAGCATTAAATGACGCTCTCCACACCGGTCCAAAAATTCAAGACGATCTACTCCACATTTTATTAAGATTCCGCATTCATCGATACGTACTGACGGGAGACATTGAAAAGATGTACCGACAGTTCCTT CTCAGTCGAGACGAAGGCCACCGCTTTCCTCAAGCCGGCAAGATTTTATTGCGTGACTTTTACGTGGATGACGTTCTGACCGGTACATCGACCATAGAAGAGGCATTATCCTTACGCGAAGACCTCACACAAATACTCAAGACCGCAAGACTGACAATACGACAATGGGCATCTAATGACCTTACTCTTCTGACTGGCTTGCCCGAGCAGGccattaacaaaaaattatacctGGGAGAGTCATCCACTCTCAAAACCTTAGGGATTGTCTGGAATTCCTCAAACGACTCTATTACGTACGCAGTCGAAACTTGCTCTCCACCATCACGTTCGACCAAACGCAGTATCACCTCAGAAATAGCAAAGATATATGATCCACTAGGGCTGCTCGGGCCAGTAATTATTACGGCAAAAATGCTACTACAAAGGATCTGGACCATAAAGGTTGACTGGGACGAGTCGCTGCCAATGGATATCCATACCGAATGGATacgtttttataataaattgccaGCGCTGAACAACATCACGTTCCCGCGACGCACAATCATTGAATCGCCAAGAAAAGTCGAACTACACGGTTTTAGTGACGCAAGCGAAAAGGCCTACGGAGCATGCCTCTACCTGCGTACAACCGACTCACGCGGTCACAGCGAGACAACTCTTTTGTTCGCTAAATCCAAGGTCGCCCCATTGAAAACGATCTCAATACCACGACTCGAATTATGTGGAGCACTTCTGCTAACCTCTCTTGTCGAGACCGCAAAACAAGCGCTACCTGTGGAAATACATAAAACCATCTATTGGACCGACTCCACCATTGTTCTCCATTGGGTGAAGACATCTCCACACACTCTAAAAACCTTCGTGGCTAACAGAGTGTCGGAAATTCAAAGGCGCACAGCTAACGCAGATTGGCGACACGTACCCACTGCCGACAACCCGGCCGATCTTATCTCGCGAGGTCAATCACCAGAAGACTTCCTTCAACCTTCCATCTGGCAACACGGTCCGACTTGGCTCAACGAAGAAGAATCTTTCTGGCCCACTACCGAACTACCTCAACCAGAGACAATCCCAGAACAAAGGGTCGCGATTTGTCTCAAAGCATTAATTTGCGACACCACGATTCTGGACAACTGCTCCTCATGGGGAAAGCTTCAAAGAATCATCGCGCGCTGTCTCCGATGGAAAGGATCTAACACCACCAAAGGAAGTCTGACATCCTCCGAACTAAGATACGCCCACGACGTAATCATCAAACTGATACAAAGACAACACTTTGCAGAAGAATTGCGCTGCCTCTCGAGAAGCGAAATAGGCGTTAAGGGTAAGCTGCAACAACTGAACCCATTCATCGACAAAGACGGAATTCTGCGAGTAGGAGGCCGTCTGAAGAATTCGCGAATTCCATTCGCGCAAAAACATCCCATCGTCCTCCCAAAGGCTCGAATCACGGCATTAATAATAGAACACGAGCATCGAATACAATTACACGCTGGTACACAGGCTACCCTATACGCGATTAGACGCCGTTATTGGCCCATCGACGGTCGGAGTCAGGTAGGGAAAACCATCAGAAACTGCGTCCGCTGCTACCGTGTCCAACCGCCGCCAACACAATACGTGATGGGCGACCTACCTGAGGCTCGAGTCACCGACTCACGCCCATTTGCAAACGTCGGCGTTGATTATTGCGGTCCCTTTTTCATAAAGGAGCGACGATACCGAAGTCGAACCCACATTAAAGTATATGTCGCAGTTTTCGTTTGCCTCTCAGTAAAAGCCATTCACCTAGAATTGGTTAGCGATCTTACCTCCGAAGCATTTATAGCAGCCCTACGTCGTTTCATTGCTAGACGAGGTCATTGTATTAACATTTACTCTGACAATGGCACCAATTTCGTCGGCGCCAACAACGAGCTTCGAGACCTCCGCGAACTTTTGCAGTCCGATGACCACAACGAGAAGGTCAAAACCTTTCTTGCTGACCGATCCATCACGTGGAATTTTATTCCTCCATTAACACCTCACTTCGGCGGCAtctgggaagcggccgtgaaatcaTTCAAGCGTCATTTCTGGCGTATCGCAGGTGCTGAACGATTTACATTTGAAGTGTTCAACACTTTaattattgagatagaagcCGTTCTAAATTCACGTCCTTTAACTCCCATTTCATCAGACCCAAATGACACCCTTGTCCTAACTCCTGGCCATTTCCTGATTGGCGACTCGTTAACGAGTCTGCGCGAGCGCGATTTCAGGGATGTGCCATCAAACAGACTTTCAACCTGGCGACATATCCAGAAACTAAAGCAGCATTTCTGGAACCGATGGTACAAGGAGTACCTAAACGAGATGACGAGTCGTTCGAGATGGTCCAGCGGTACACACCCCATCAAGGAGGGCACCATCGTGCTCTTGAGGGAGGACAACGTACCACCGATGCAGTGGCCACTCGGGAGAGTCATCAAGGTCTACCCCGGATCTGATGGCATAGTTCGAGCTGCAACAGTGAGAACAGCCACAACCACACTCGATCGGGGCGTAAAACGGCTTGTACCGTTACCGAACCAGCCAGAGGAGGAACCACGGGATCCAACATCGACGTCAAGAACGCGCGATCCCTCAACCGATAATAACTAA